Proteins encoded in a region of the Bubalus bubalis isolate 160015118507 breed Murrah chromosome 9, NDDB_SH_1, whole genome shotgun sequence genome:
- the LOC123464572 gene encoding olfactory receptor 18-like, whose translation MYLVTVLGNLLIILAVISDPRLHTPMYFFLSNLSLVDISFISTTIPKMIVNIQGHSRVISYAGCLTQMSIFILFACMDCMLLTVMAYDRFVAICHPLHYTVIMNPRLCCSLVLVSFCVSLLDSQVHNMIVLQLPCFKNVEISSFFCDPSQLLNLACSDTLKNSIVRYIIGAVSGFLPTSGIFFSYYKILVSILRVPSSGGRYKAFSTCGSHLAVVCLFYGTALGEYLSSALSLSPRKNAAASVMYTVVTPMLNPFVYSLRNWGIKRALWRFLNRTISS comes from the coding sequence ATGTACCTGGTCACCGTGCTGGGgaacctgctcatcatcctggccGTCATCTCTGACCCccgcctccacacccccatgtactttttcctctccAATCTGTCCTTGGTTGACATCAGTTTCATCTCCACCACCATCCCTAAGATGATTGTGAACATCCAAGGTCACAGCAGAGTCATCTCCTATGCAGGCTGCCTGACACAGATgtctatttttatcctttttgcgTGTATGGATTGTATGCTTCTtactgtgatggcctatgacaGGTTTGTGGCCATCTGTCACCCACTGCACTACACGGTCATCATGAACCCGCGCCTCTGTTGCTCCTTAGTTTTGGTGTCCTTTTGTGTTAGCCTTTTggactcccaggtgcacaatatGATTGTGCTACAACTTCCCTGCTTCAAGAATGTAGAAATTTCTAGTTTCTTCTGTGACCCTTCCCAACTCCTCAACCTTGCCTGTTCTGACACACTCAAAAATAGTATAGTCAGGTATATTATTGGTGCCGTGTCTGGTTTTCTCCCTACCTCAGGAATCTTTTTCTCTTACTATAAAATTCTTGTCTCCATTCTGAGGGTCCCCTCATCAGGTGGGAGGTATAAAGCCTTCTCTACCTGTGGTTCTCACTTGGCagttgtttgcttattttatggAACAGCCCTAGGTGAGTACCTCAGCTCAgctctttcactatctcccaggaaGAATGCTGCAGCCTCggtgatgtacactgtggtcacccccatgctgaacccctttgTCTACAGTCTGAGAAACTGGGGCATCAAAAGGGccttgtggagattccttaacagAACAATCTCCTCTTAG